Part of the Bacillus cereus group sp. RP43 genome is shown below.
ATGTAAATTGGTGTATTTGGAGAAAATTCGATTTTCATTTCTCCCCTCCTGTCTTAGTGTGTTAGTTAAATAGTACACTAAGACAAGTGTCATGTAAATACTTCCAATTAAAAATGTAATAAAAAGGCAGTGTAACTTTTCGTTACACTGCCTTTTTGTAATAACATATAAATATATTACTCATTTGAATTTAAATTCATTTTACTTGATTTAGCACAGATTTAAACGTATTAATCACTGTATCTACTTCTTCATAACTAATTGTAAGGGATGGTTCAATACGAATTGTTTTTGAGTTAATTAATGTACCCGCAACAAGAATACCTTGATCAAACATCGCCTTTGATACTTCATAACCAATCTCATCTTTATGAAATTCAATCCCAATCATTAAACCTTGACCACGGATTTCAAAGATTTTATCTTCGTGTCCTTCTGCTGCTTGTTTCAATCCTTTTAAAAAATACTCTCCAACTTCCATCGCTCGTTCCGGTAATTTCTCTTCCAATAATACATGGATTGTTGCAATTGCAGCAGCACATGCAAGAGGATTCCCTCCAAATGTTGTTGTATGCATAAATGGATTTTCAAACCAACTTTGGAATACTTTTTCTTTCGCAACAATAGCTCCCGCTGGCATTACACCTCCACCAAACGCTTTCGCAAGACAAATAATATCCGGCACAACATCATATAAATCTGCTGCAAACATTTTTCCTGTACGGCCCATTCCAGTTTGCACTTCATCAAAAATAAGGAGCGAATCAAACTCATCACAAAGCTCTCGCACTTGTTTCAAATAATTTTCTGGAGGTAAAATAATGCCGCCCTCCCCTTGAATTGGCTCCAAAATAACTGCTGCAACATCTTCTCCCACTAATGCACATGTCTCAAATGTTTTTCTCATCATATCGATATCGCCAAATGGAACATGACGGAAACCCGGAATTAATGGTAAAAATGGCTTACGGAACATTCCTTTTGCCGTCCCAGATAAAGCACCAAGGCTCTTACCATGGAAAGCACGAGTTGTAGAAATGAAAGTTGTTCGTTCACTATACATTTTTGCTAGTTTTAATGCTGCCTCTACACTTTCTGTTCCACTATTTGTGAAGAAGGCATATTTCAAATCACCAGGTGTAATATCCGCTAAAATCTTTGCAAGAATTGCTCGAAGTGGATCTAGTAAATCCTGACTGTGCAATGCTTGACGCTTTAATTGATCCGTTACAGCTTTTACTACTTTCGGATTACGGTGACCAACATTATAAATTCCAAATCCACCTAAACAATCAATATACTTTTTACCATTAATATCCATGAAGCAAGACCCTTCATCTGACCATTCTACTGCTGCAAATTGTCCATCTTTTGTTACTGTTTTTCTATAAGCAAGAAAACCAGGATTCACATGCTCTCTAAATCCGTCTACTGTTTCTTTTTGAATCCAGTTTGCCTCTTCTTCAGTAACCTTTTCTTTTTCAATTAACTGTAGTACTTTCGTAATATACTCATTTACATTTGAACCTTTTACATCTTGCTCATTCAATTTATTTTCCACGTTCGTTCCCATCTATTTCACTCCTATATTCTTTTTATTTGCAAACCAACCTATTGGTTCTACTTCTAAATTTATATTAATCTGCTTAATTTCTTGAAATTCTTCTAAACCAAACGTTCCTAGGCTACGTCCAATACCGCTTTGCTTATATCCGCCCCAAGGCGCCTCATTGTATGTTGGATGATAACTATTAATCCACGTAATTCCTGCGCGAAGCTTGCGAATTACACGCATTGCTTTTGCACCATCAACCGTAAATACCCCTCCAGCTAAGCCATAATCCGTACCGTTTGCTAACTCAATTGCTTCCTGTTCAGTTTTAAACTTTTGAATTACTACAACAGGACCGAAGATTTCTTCCTGGACAATGCGCATATCAGGCTTTACATTAACAAAGACCGTTGGTTCAATAAAGAAACCATCTCCTTTTCCATCCGTCAGTATCCGCTTTCCTCCACAAGCAATGTCCGCGCCTTCGTCTTTCCCGATTTCAATGTAGCGCAATACTTTTTCCATATGTTCTTGACTTACAAGCGGTCCCATTTCTGATTCAGGTTTATCACCAGGTCCAACGTTAATTTGCTGCGCTCTCTCTACAAAACTATTAACAAATCTATCATAAACGCTTTCCTCTACAAGGATTCTCGATCCTGCTGAACACACTTGTCCGCTACCTGCATAAATACCGAATAGAGCATAATCAATAGCAGTCTCAAAATCTGCATCTGCAAAAATAATATTTGGAGATTTCCCTCCAAGCTCTAACGAAATTTTTTTCATATTATCTGCCGCTGTTCTCATAATGTGCTTCCCTGTCTTTGTTCCACCTGTAAAGGAAATCATATCCACTTTATGACTCGCTGCAATTTCATTCCCTACTATTGGACCGGCCCCCATTACCATATTGGCAACACCTTTTGGTAACCCTACTTTTTCAAGGATTTCGAATAGCTTTGTTACAGTTATTGGTGTCACTTCAGAAGGTTTAAACACAATTGTATTTCCAGCTGCTAAAGCAGGTGCTATTTTCCATACACTCATCAATAGCGGATAATTCCATGGAACAATTAATCCACAAACACCAACTGGCTCTCTTACAACCATCGCTTGCATCGGATCGGCTACATGATACGTTTGACCATCTGGCTTTGTAATCAATCCGGCATAATAGCGAAAACAAGCTGCTGCATCTCCAATATCTCCTTCTGCCTCACGGTATGTTTTTCCATTATCCATTGTTTCAAGGTACACTAATTCTTCCATATTTTTATCAATTTCATCTGCTATTTTAAATAAATATGATGCCCTTTCAGCAGTGGATGTTTCTGACCAAATTCCGCTATCGAAGGCCGCTCTTGCCACTTCTATCGCGTATTTTGCATCCT
Proteins encoded:
- a CDS encoding putrescine aminotransferase, with product MGTNVENKLNEQDVKGSNVNEYITKVLQLIEKEKVTEEEANWIQKETVDGFREHVNPGFLAYRKTVTKDGQFAAVEWSDEGSCFMDINGKKYIDCLGGFGIYNVGHRNPKVVKAVTDQLKRQALHSQDLLDPLRAILAKILADITPGDLKYAFFTNSGTESVEAALKLAKMYSERTTFISTTRAFHGKSLGALSGTAKGMFRKPFLPLIPGFRHVPFGDIDMMRKTFETCALVGEDVAAVILEPIQGEGGIILPPENYLKQVRELCDEFDSLLIFDEVQTGMGRTGKMFAADLYDVVPDIICLAKAFGGGVMPAGAIVAKEKVFQSWFENPFMHTTTFGGNPLACAAAIATIHVLLEEKLPERAMEVGEYFLKGLKQAAEGHEDKIFEIRGQGLMIGIEFHKDEIGYEVSKAMFDQGILVAGTLINSKTIRIEPSLTISYEEVDTVINTFKSVLNQVK
- a CDS encoding aldehyde dehydrogenase family protein, giving the protein MLDLKMYVNGEWIDSSNQEKRTIINPANGKGIAYAPEGTIEDAKYAIEVARAAFDSGIWSETSTAERASYLFKIADEIDKNMEELVYLETMDNGKTYREAEGDIGDAAACFRYYAGLITKPDGQTYHVADPMQAMVVREPVGVCGLIVPWNYPLLMSVWKIAPALAAGNTIVFKPSEVTPITVTKLFEILEKVGLPKGVANMVMGAGPIVGNEIAASHKVDMISFTGGTKTGKHIMRTAADNMKKISLELGGKSPNIIFADADFETAIDYALFGIYAGSGQVCSAGSRILVEESVYDRFVNSFVERAQQINVGPGDKPESEMGPLVSQEHMEKVLRYIEIGKDEGADIACGGKRILTDGKGDGFFIEPTVFVNVKPDMRIVQEEIFGPVVVIQKFKTEQEAIELANGTDYGLAGGVFTVDGAKAMRVIRKLRAGITWINSYHPTYNEAPWGGYKQSGIGRSLGTFGLEEFQEIKQININLEVEPIGWFANKKNIGVK